A single window of Streptomyces xanthii DNA harbors:
- a CDS encoding amino acid deaminase/aldolase, with the protein MYAPDFAALDRATRELRPPFAVLDLRALQHNAESMRRRAGGKPIRLASKSVRCRSVMRSVLEMPGFRGILAFTLPEALWLAEEFDDILVGYPTADDDALHRLAADGRAAARVTLMADCPAHLDRMAAAAAAGGHPLRVCLDLDASLKSLGGRLHFGAHRSPLHTPAQARAFARAVRERPGLQLVGVMAYEAQIAGVGDDAPGSPLRRAGIRALQRASRRELSLRRAAVVAAVRGVAPLEFINGGGTGSLESTAAERAVTELGAGSGLYAPTLFDTYRGFRPRPATFFVQSVVRRPSAGRVTVLGGGWPASGAAGRDRLPTPVWPRGLRLTPLEGAGEVQTPLIGPGAARIAVGDRVWFRHTKAGELCERVNELHVVDGDRVTAVMPTYRGEGQALL; encoded by the coding sequence ATGTACGCGCCCGACTTCGCCGCCCTCGACCGGGCCACCCGTGAACTCCGGCCCCCGTTCGCCGTCCTGGACCTCCGCGCCCTCCAGCACAACGCGGAGTCCATGCGGCGCCGTGCCGGAGGCAAGCCGATCCGCCTCGCCAGCAAGTCCGTGCGCTGCCGGTCCGTCATGCGCTCGGTCCTCGAGATGCCGGGCTTCCGGGGCATCCTCGCCTTCACGCTGCCCGAAGCCCTGTGGCTCGCCGAGGAGTTCGACGACATCCTCGTCGGCTACCCGACCGCCGACGACGACGCCCTGCACCGGCTGGCCGCCGACGGCCGCGCCGCCGCCAGGGTCACGCTGATGGCCGACTGCCCCGCGCACCTGGACCGGATGGCCGCGGCCGCGGCCGCCGGAGGCCATCCGCTGCGGGTCTGCCTCGACCTCGACGCCTCGCTCAAGTCCCTCGGCGGCAGGCTCCACTTCGGCGCCCACCGGTCCCCGCTGCACACCCCCGCACAGGCCCGCGCCTTCGCGCGCGCCGTGCGGGAGCGCCCCGGACTCCAGCTGGTCGGCGTCATGGCGTACGAGGCACAGATCGCCGGCGTCGGCGACGACGCCCCTGGCTCGCCCCTGCGCCGGGCGGGCATCCGGGCACTGCAGCGGGCGTCCCGGCGGGAACTGAGCCTGCGCCGCGCCGCCGTGGTCGCGGCCGTACGGGGCGTGGCGCCGCTGGAGTTCATCAACGGCGGCGGCACGGGCAGCCTGGAGTCCACGGCCGCCGAGCGCGCCGTCACCGAACTCGGCGCCGGCTCGGGCCTCTACGCGCCGACCCTCTTCGACACCTACCGCGGATTCCGGCCCCGGCCCGCGACGTTCTTCGTGCAGTCCGTCGTGCGCCGTCCGTCCGCCGGCCGCGTGACCGTCCTCGGCGGCGGCTGGCCCGCCTCCGGCGCCGCGGGCCGCGACCGGCTCCCCACCCCGGTCTGGCCGCGCGGCCTCCGGCTCACCCCGCTCGAAGGCGCGGGCGAGGTCCAGACCCCGCTGATCGGCCCCGGCGCCGCGCGGATCGCCGTCGGCGACCGCGTCTGGTTCCGCCACACCAAGGCCGGCGAGCTGTGCGAGCGAGTCAACGAACTCCATGTCGTGGACGGCGACCGCGTCACCGCCGTCATGCCCACCTACCGGGGCGAGGGCCAGGCCCTGCTGTAG
- a CDS encoding D-arabinono-1,4-lactone oxidase — protein MAAKWSNWARQQTCAPARIERPANEEQLSEAVARAAREGLPVRPVGSGHSFTDTCLTDGVLVDQSGMQRVLDVDPRTGLVKVEAGIKLHRLAAELHRHGLALENQGDIDKQSLAGALATATHGTGERFRNMSANVVGCRLVTATGEVVEIDEERDPDTWRAARVSVGALGVISQYTLRCVPAFRIHRIDELRPAAEVLGDLDALVAAHDHFEVMALPHTDKVLTYASRRTDRPATPPGRIAAWWNDDAVSNAGLGAACGLGRLLPGAVPGIARTMSGLIGRYEQLDDSHRVFAHERRVRFTEMEYAIPRAHAVEALERVRALIADRRLPVLFPVELRFTAPDDAFLSTAHGRDTAYVAVHQIARAEYEAFFRAVEAIMDEYEGRPHWGKRHFQTAATLAPRYPGWRDFQAVRARLDPEGVFTNDYVRRVLGPVGADLG, from the coding sequence ATGGCCGCGAAGTGGAGCAACTGGGCCCGCCAGCAGACCTGCGCCCCCGCCCGCATCGAGCGCCCCGCGAACGAGGAGCAGCTCAGCGAGGCCGTCGCCCGCGCGGCCCGCGAGGGCCTGCCCGTCCGCCCGGTCGGCAGCGGACACTCCTTCACCGACACCTGCCTCACCGACGGCGTCCTCGTCGACCAGAGCGGCATGCAGCGCGTCCTCGACGTCGACCCGAGGACCGGCCTGGTGAAGGTCGAGGCCGGAATCAAACTGCACCGGCTGGCCGCCGAGCTCCACCGGCACGGCCTCGCCCTGGAGAACCAGGGCGACATCGACAAGCAGTCCCTCGCCGGAGCGCTGGCCACCGCCACCCACGGCACCGGCGAGCGCTTCCGCAACATGTCCGCCAACGTCGTCGGCTGCCGGCTCGTCACGGCCACCGGCGAGGTCGTCGAGATCGACGAGGAGCGCGACCCCGACACCTGGCGCGCGGCCCGCGTCTCCGTCGGCGCGCTCGGCGTGATCTCCCAGTACACGCTGCGCTGCGTGCCCGCGTTCCGCATCCACCGCATCGACGAACTCCGCCCCGCGGCCGAGGTGCTGGGCGACCTGGACGCACTGGTCGCGGCGCACGACCACTTCGAGGTCATGGCCCTGCCGCACACCGACAAGGTCCTGACCTACGCCTCGCGCCGCACCGACCGACCCGCGACGCCGCCCGGCCGGATCGCCGCCTGGTGGAACGACGACGCCGTCAGCAACGCCGGCCTCGGCGCCGCCTGCGGCCTCGGCCGCCTCCTGCCCGGTGCCGTGCCCGGCATCGCCCGCACCATGAGCGGCCTGATCGGCCGCTACGAACAACTCGACGACAGCCACCGGGTCTTCGCGCACGAGCGGCGGGTGCGGTTCACGGAGATGGAGTACGCGATCCCGCGCGCCCACGCCGTCGAGGCGCTGGAGCGGGTCAGGGCCCTGATCGCCGACCGGCGGCTCCCCGTGCTGTTCCCCGTCGAGCTCCGGTTCACCGCCCCCGACGACGCCTTCCTGTCCACCGCCCACGGCCGCGACACCGCCTACGTCGCCGTGCACCAGATCGCGCGAGCCGAGTACGAGGCGTTCTTCCGCGCCGTCGAGGCGATCATGGACGAGTACGAGGGACGGCCGCACTGGGGCAAGCGCCACTTCCAGACCGCCGCCACGCTGGCCCCGCGCTACCCGGGCTGGCGGGACTTCCAGGCCGTCCGCGCCCGGCTCGACCCCGAGGGCGTGTTCACCAACGACTACGTCCGCCGCGTCCTCGGCCCGGTCGGCGCGGACCTGGGCTGA
- a CDS encoding TetR/AcrR family transcriptional regulator produces MSADVRTRILTATLELIGERGIGSLTNRIVAKAANVSLGTLTYHFVSQEQLLGEALQAFVDEELDRLSVIAAQLEGATLSVDEALAHARDAIETRPSRHAQTAQLELYLHATRNDGLREAAARCYAAYDRVAAAALKAIGVPEADRVAPLLTGLVDGLELRRLATDDPGIDFAAALTTFVRGLGASPTS; encoded by the coding sequence TTGAGCGCCGACGTCCGCACCCGCATCCTCACCGCGACGCTGGAGCTCATCGGCGAGCGCGGGATCGGCAGCCTGACCAACCGCATCGTGGCGAAGGCGGCGAACGTCTCGCTCGGGACGCTGACCTACCACTTCGTCTCGCAGGAGCAGCTGCTCGGCGAGGCCCTGCAGGCCTTCGTGGACGAGGAGCTCGACCGGCTCTCGGTGATCGCCGCGCAGCTGGAGGGCGCCACACTGAGCGTGGACGAGGCGCTGGCCCACGCGCGCGACGCCATCGAGACCCGTCCGTCGCGCCACGCCCAGACCGCCCAGCTGGAGCTCTACCTGCACGCCACGCGCAACGACGGCCTGCGCGAGGCGGCGGCCCGCTGCTACGCCGCGTACGACCGCGTGGCGGCCGCCGCCCTCAAGGCCATCGGCGTCCCCGAGGCCGACCGGGTGGCGCCGCTGCTCACCGGACTCGTCGACGGACTCGAACTGCGCCGCCTGGCCACCGACGACCCGGGGATCGACTTCGCGGCGGCCCTGACCACGTTCGTGCGGGGCCTGGGGGCCTCGCCCACCTCCTGA
- a CDS encoding acyl-CoA thioesterase encodes MSGIVIGEPPTADGRHTPGPGTVPGPLGKGEHIAVEATGDGAFLGYCHSGRARNRSYGGAALGQALAAAYRTVDEDRAVHSLHAYFLRALSPERPVRYESQAVRDGRSYSMRQVTGVQDGKESLTMSVSFKLPQPASALRQPGMPDVPGPEGLGDAWAFRPTDHPLRTSLDYREVPRPPHPGNPATGEIVRHAWLRTVGALPDDPALHACVLAYISDAPLAPTALVPLGEPRPAGVALASLDHAMWFHRPVRADRWLLYVCRSRVAGDGRTLAHGEFWDRDGALVASVAQEALLHVR; translated from the coding sequence GTGAGCGGCATCGTGATCGGCGAACCGCCGACGGCGGACGGGCGGCACACACCGGGGCCCGGCACCGTGCCCGGCCCGCTCGGCAAGGGCGAGCACATCGCCGTCGAGGCCACCGGCGACGGCGCCTTCCTCGGGTACTGCCACTCCGGCCGCGCCCGCAACCGCAGCTACGGCGGCGCCGCCCTCGGCCAGGCCCTGGCCGCCGCGTACCGGACGGTCGACGAGGACCGGGCCGTGCACTCCCTGCACGCCTACTTCCTGCGGGCCCTCTCGCCCGAGCGGCCCGTCCGCTACGAGTCCCAGGCGGTCCGCGACGGCCGCAGCTACTCCATGCGCCAGGTCACCGGCGTCCAGGACGGCAAGGAGTCGCTCACGATGAGCGTCTCCTTCAAGCTGCCCCAGCCCGCGTCCGCCCTCCGCCAGCCCGGCATGCCCGACGTGCCGGGCCCCGAGGGGCTCGGCGACGCCTGGGCGTTCCGCCCCACGGACCATCCGCTGCGCACCTCCCTCGACTACCGGGAGGTCCCGCGGCCACCGCATCCCGGGAACCCCGCGACGGGCGAGATCGTCCGCCACGCCTGGCTGCGCACCGTCGGCGCGCTCCCCGACGACCCCGCCCTGCACGCCTGCGTCCTCGCCTACATCTCCGACGCGCCGCTCGCCCCGACCGCCCTCGTGCCGCTCGGCGAACCCCGCCCGGCCGGAGTCGCCCTCGCCTCCCTCGACCACGCCATGTGGTTCCACCGGCCCGTCCGCGCCGACCGGTGGCTGCTGTATGTGTGCCGCAGCCGGGTCGCGGGCGACGGCCGCACCCTCGCGCACGGCGAGTTCTGGGACCGGGACGGCGCGCTCGTCGCGTCCGTGGCGCAGGAGGCGCTCCTGCACGTGCGCTGA
- a CDS encoding acyl-CoA dehydrogenase family protein, whose product MRRTVFNEDHEAFRRTLRDFIAKEVVPVHADWEQQGHPPRDFYRRLGELGVLGIQVPEEFGGAGETSFRFAAVAAEETSRAGVSFGNYSVHANLILPYLMTYATQEQKERWLPGFATGDLMTAIAMTEPGAGSDLANIQTRAELSADGTHYVLNGAKTFITGGALADLVLVVARTAPFDPADRRAGLSILVVESASEGFSVGRKLQKIGLKASDTAELAFADVKVPVGNLLGEEGQGFSYLSHNLAQERLTIAIGGAATAAAALRFATDYVRERTVFGQPVAHFQNTKFVLAECATEVEAAQLMADRALELHDEGELSVADAAKAKLFCTEVAGRVIDKCLQLHGGYGYVTEYPIARLYADTRVSRIYGGTSEVMKTIIAKSLGL is encoded by the coding sequence GTGCGCCGTACGGTGTTCAACGAGGACCACGAGGCGTTCCGTCGCACGCTGCGGGACTTCATCGCGAAGGAGGTCGTCCCGGTCCACGCCGACTGGGAGCAGCAGGGGCACCCGCCGCGCGACTTCTACCGCCGGCTCGGCGAGCTGGGCGTGCTCGGCATCCAGGTGCCGGAGGAGTTCGGCGGGGCGGGCGAGACCAGCTTCCGCTTCGCGGCCGTCGCCGCCGAGGAGACGAGCCGCGCCGGCGTCTCCTTCGGCAACTACTCGGTGCACGCGAACCTGATCCTGCCGTACCTGATGACGTACGCCACCCAGGAGCAGAAGGAGCGCTGGCTGCCCGGGTTCGCCACCGGGGACCTGATGACGGCCATCGCGATGACCGAGCCCGGCGCAGGCTCCGACCTGGCCAACATCCAGACCCGGGCCGAGCTGTCCGCCGACGGCACCCACTACGTGCTCAACGGCGCCAAGACGTTCATCACCGGCGGCGCCCTCGCCGACCTCGTCCTGGTCGTCGCCCGCACCGCGCCCTTCGACCCGGCCGACCGCCGCGCCGGACTGTCGATCCTCGTCGTGGAGTCGGCGAGCGAGGGCTTCTCCGTGGGCCGCAAGCTCCAGAAGATCGGCCTGAAGGCCTCCGACACCGCCGAGCTGGCCTTCGCCGACGTGAAAGTGCCGGTGGGGAACCTGCTCGGCGAGGAGGGCCAGGGGTTCTCGTACCTGTCCCACAACCTCGCCCAGGAGCGGCTGACCATCGCCATCGGCGGCGCCGCCACGGCCGCCGCCGCCCTGCGCTTCGCGACCGACTACGTGCGGGAGCGCACCGTCTTCGGGCAGCCGGTCGCCCACTTCCAGAACACCAAGTTCGTGCTCGCCGAGTGCGCCACCGAGGTCGAGGCCGCCCAGCTCATGGCCGACCGGGCCCTCGAACTGCACGACGAGGGCGAGCTGTCGGTCGCCGACGCCGCGAAGGCCAAGCTGTTCTGCACCGAGGTCGCGGGCCGCGTCATCGACAAGTGCCTCCAGCTGCACGGCGGTTACGGCTACGTCACCGAGTACCCGATCGCCCGCCTGTACGCCGACACCCGCGTCTCCCGGATCTACGGCGGCACCAGCGAGGTCATGAAGACCATCATCGCCAAGTCTCTCGGCCTCTGA
- a CDS encoding YncE family protein, with protein sequence MPASAGTAAADTAPALRDVMFVGNNWDGTADVIEPGGDYSRIGRINVVPDKSKRLAAIYLNPVNLAVYLGIRATAGEGHDQLVDDLYSTPDGRSLVASRPSFGDVVSIDVTTGKVNWRFAVAGYRSDHMAVSPDGTKVAVSASLGKVVYVLDIETGRQLGKFAAGDKPHENVWTEGGKYIWNMSIGNVETALDDPLMDWTKGDRHITVVDANTFEVVRTIDMRARLDAFGRKDLSDAVRPAVFSPDFSKLYFQVSYFNGFLEYDVATDRITRVKTLPKNPATSDDRTTFVNDSRHHGMSMSPDGSKLCVAGTMDDYATVVDRDSLSEGPLVPVSKPYWATVSGDGRDCVVSESGADQVTAIDFATGRKVASVTVGDHPQRVRAARIPADWNGPTG encoded by the coding sequence ATGCCCGCCTCAGCCGGCACCGCCGCCGCCGACACCGCACCCGCCCTGCGGGACGTCATGTTCGTCGGCAACAACTGGGACGGCACCGCCGACGTCATCGAGCCCGGCGGCGACTACTCCAGGATCGGCCGGATCAACGTCGTCCCCGACAAGTCGAAGCGACTCGCCGCGATCTACCTCAACCCGGTCAACCTCGCCGTCTACCTGGGGATCCGGGCGACCGCGGGCGAGGGCCACGACCAGCTCGTCGACGACCTGTACTCCACCCCCGATGGCCGCTCCCTGGTCGCCTCGCGGCCCAGCTTCGGCGACGTCGTCTCCATCGACGTGACCACGGGCAAGGTCAACTGGCGGTTCGCGGTCGCCGGGTACCGGTCCGATCACATGGCCGTCTCCCCGGACGGCACCAAGGTCGCCGTCTCGGCCTCGCTCGGCAAGGTCGTGTACGTCCTGGACATCGAGACGGGCCGGCAGCTGGGCAAGTTCGCCGCCGGGGACAAGCCCCACGAGAACGTGTGGACCGAGGGCGGCAAGTACATCTGGAACATGTCCATCGGCAACGTCGAGACCGCTCTCGACGACCCGCTCATGGACTGGACCAAGGGCGACCGCCACATCACCGTCGTCGACGCGAACACCTTCGAGGTCGTGCGGACCATCGACATGCGGGCCCGCCTGGACGCCTTCGGCCGCAAGGACCTCTCCGACGCCGTCCGCCCGGCCGTGTTCAGCCCCGACTTCTCCAAGCTCTACTTCCAGGTCTCCTACTTCAACGGCTTCCTGGAGTACGACGTCGCCACCGACCGGATCACCCGGGTCAAGACCCTGCCGAAGAACCCGGCCACCAGCGACGACCGCACGACGTTCGTCAACGACTCGCGCCACCACGGCATGTCGATGAGCCCCGACGGCAGCAAACTGTGCGTCGCCGGAACGATGGACGACTACGCCACCGTCGTCGACCGCGACTCCCTGAGCGAAGGCCCGCTCGTCCCCGTGTCCAAGCCCTACTGGGCCACGGTCAGCGGCGACGGCCGCGACTGCGTCGTCTCCGAGAGCGGCGCCGACCAGGTCACCGCCATCGACTTCGCCACCGGCCGGAAGGTCGCCTCCGTGACGGTCGGTGACCACCCCCAGCGGGTGCGCGCCGCCCGGATCCCCGCCGACTGGAACGGCCCCACGGGCTGA
- a CDS encoding outer membrane protein assembly factor BamB family protein, with the protein MMSRWTRTARWARHAGYATLLTLTLLLLAVADGDSGPQRQEPVQRPNALEVEWSLRTPGRALDAADTPASVNDSMLAIPLGATVGIVDTREGRRLSTLRGAGSELEPAGFSGGVMFAMDRQGSEESLNAYDPATGKKLWRETASRSRQQKAGNGWTGTAPSLPAPGPVVEAVGGRLAGLDPQSGAVRWRKRIPAVASCGEVAPAGPGLPSYPPYQLSATDNYVVVLGKCPGLVAELQVMDARDGGVVWKRRLEEWREYARIDTSPHAIVVSFDDEFRVFTEAGKEHARGRKDRKPAPMPDDPSGDVAVGDAGVAGAYVGDLRWSVGDARLQGPGASSLTDRAGRRSPSVPWPVAGTFVGRSGHLLIVRSEERYGTRYTALRPRHRAVDRDRPAGLGGAARKDWPDACGLVRAGLLQKLGRDYVKLPVRSSRTVMGVRLPHPSVCRFATESGSDDDIFSVTVRWVAPDEEAARTYATSGIPWGCDPPLGGCVLAQVTTPRPGVHLYTYRTGLEQSPVAHATVVAGRHVFGISTGNDTARARWLVARVATHLSDLNGGGRALAASRP; encoded by the coding sequence ATGATGTCACGGTGGACCCGTACGGCCCGTTGGGCCCGGCACGCGGGCTACGCGACGCTGCTCACCCTGACCCTCCTGCTGCTGGCGGTCGCTGACGGCGACTCGGGGCCGCAGCGACAGGAGCCGGTGCAGCGCCCCAACGCGCTGGAAGTGGAGTGGTCCCTCCGCACCCCCGGACGAGCGCTGGACGCGGCGGACACGCCGGCCTCCGTGAACGACAGCATGCTGGCGATTCCCCTGGGAGCGACGGTGGGCATCGTGGACACACGCGAGGGCCGCCGCCTGTCCACCCTGCGCGGCGCGGGCAGCGAACTCGAACCCGCCGGATTCTCGGGCGGCGTGATGTTCGCGATGGACCGGCAGGGCTCAGAGGAGTCGCTGAACGCATACGACCCTGCGACCGGGAAGAAACTCTGGCGCGAGACCGCGAGCCGGAGCCGACAGCAGAAGGCGGGCAACGGCTGGACGGGCACAGCGCCGTCGCTGCCGGCACCGGGCCCCGTGGTCGAGGCGGTCGGCGGCCGGCTCGCGGGCCTCGACCCGCAAAGCGGTGCGGTCCGCTGGAGGAAGCGGATCCCCGCGGTCGCTTCGTGCGGAGAGGTCGCGCCCGCGGGCCCCGGCCTGCCCTCCTATCCTCCGTACCAGCTCAGCGCGACCGACAACTACGTCGTCGTGCTCGGCAAGTGCCCGGGCCTGGTCGCCGAACTGCAGGTGATGGACGCGCGGGACGGCGGAGTCGTCTGGAAGCGGCGGCTGGAGGAGTGGCGGGAGTACGCGAGGATCGACACCAGCCCTCACGCGATCGTCGTGTCCTTCGACGACGAGTTCCGGGTGTTCACCGAGGCGGGCAAGGAACACGCGCGGGGAAGGAAGGACCGCAAGCCCGCGCCAATGCCCGACGACCCGAGCGGGGACGTGGCCGTCGGTGACGCGGGCGTCGCCGGTGCGTACGTCGGGGACCTCCGCTGGTCCGTCGGGGACGCGCGCCTTCAGGGGCCCGGTGCGAGCAGCCTGACGGACCGCGCGGGCAGGCGCAGCCCCTCCGTTCCCTGGCCCGTGGCCGGGACGTTCGTGGGCAGGAGCGGCCACCTGCTCATCGTCCGCAGCGAAGAGCGGTACGGCACCCGCTACACGGCCCTGCGGCCCCGGCACCGCGCCGTGGACCGGGACCGACCCGCCGGCCTCGGCGGGGCCGCACGCAAGGACTGGCCCGACGCCTGCGGACTGGTTCGTGCCGGACTCCTCCAGAAGCTCGGCCGGGACTACGTCAAGCTGCCGGTGCGATCGAGCCGTACGGTCATGGGTGTCCGGCTGCCGCACCCGAGCGTGTGCCGCTTCGCCACGGAGTCCGGATCCGACGACGACATCTTCTCCGTCACCGTCCGTTGGGTGGCACCCGACGAGGAGGCCGCCCGCACCTATGCGACGAGCGGCATCCCCTGGGGCTGCGACCCGCCGCTCGGCGGCTGCGTACTGGCCCAGGTCACGACGCCGCGACCGGGCGTCCACCTGTACACGTACAGAACGGGCCTGGAGCAGAGCCCCGTCGCCCACGCGACCGTGGTGGCCGGCCGGCACGTCTTCGGAATCAGCACGGGCAACGACACAGCACGGGCCAGGTGGCTGGTCGCACGCGTGGCGACGCACCTCTCCGACCTGAACGGAGGGGGCCGGGCGCTGGCCGCCTCGCGGCCTTGA
- a CDS encoding TetR/AcrR family transcriptional regulator, with amino-acid sequence MSTRPAGHKAIIEAAREEFSEQGYGATSIRDIAKRAGVSLSALYYYYKGKQELLVAILDDGLDAYFGACEAALTEAGDDPAEQLEALVTATVGFRIEHPVKSSIVLTEGRSLEPEHLARYRKNEERGTRQFREVIERGVADGLFLTPYPDDARRTVIAMCNAIAQWYRVDGEVSPDELVERYVALALTVVEYRPRSARRPVRK; translated from the coding sequence GTGTCCACTCGACCCGCAGGTCACAAGGCCATCATCGAGGCCGCCCGCGAGGAGTTCTCCGAGCAGGGCTACGGGGCGACGTCGATCCGGGACATCGCCAAGCGCGCCGGCGTCAGCCTGTCCGCGCTGTACTACTACTACAAGGGCAAGCAGGAACTGCTCGTCGCGATCCTCGACGACGGACTGGACGCCTACTTCGGTGCCTGCGAGGCGGCGCTCACGGAGGCGGGCGACGACCCGGCCGAGCAGCTGGAGGCGCTGGTCACGGCCACCGTGGGGTTCCGGATCGAGCACCCGGTCAAGAGCAGCATCGTCCTCACCGAGGGGCGCAGCCTCGAGCCCGAGCACCTGGCCCGCTACCGGAAGAACGAGGAGCGCGGCACCCGGCAGTTCCGCGAGGTGATCGAGCGCGGAGTCGCCGACGGGCTGTTCCTGACGCCTTACCCCGACGACGCCCGCCGCACCGTCATCGCCATGTGCAACGCGATCGCGCAGTGGTACCGCGTCGACGGCGAGGTGTCGCCGGACGAGTTGGTGGAGCGCTACGTGGCGCTCGCACTCACGGTCGTCGAGTACCGGCCGCGGTCGGCCCGCCGCCCTGTGCGCAAGTAG
- a CDS encoding enoyl-CoA hydratase-related protein, whose translation MRASDTAVTAYEQISCAVADGIATLTLDRPEARNGYTPQMADELAHALRAADADHAVRVVVLTGAGRDFCVGADLSAGRDKGEGFSQDVGKETLRQLEEGSYQEPAGLVTRELYALNKPVIAAVRGAAVGVGSTMLLPADYRLAAHGTKFGFPFTRRGIVPEGASAWFLPRLVGLGRAMDWLVSGRIVPADEALAAGLVHSLHAPDEVLDAAYALARELVAHTAPVSVAITRQLVYRMAWAESPEDVHRLDSRLVFDTVRGADAREGVRSFFERRPPRFPGRVPEDLPPYLPWSQARPGDTEV comes from the coding sequence ATGAGAGCATCCGACACCGCCGTCACGGCGTACGAGCAGATCTCCTGTGCCGTCGCCGACGGCATCGCCACGCTCACCCTCGACCGCCCCGAGGCCCGCAACGGCTACACCCCGCAGATGGCCGACGAGCTGGCGCACGCGCTGCGCGCCGCCGACGCCGACCACGCCGTGCGGGTCGTCGTCCTCACGGGCGCGGGCCGGGACTTCTGCGTCGGCGCCGACCTGTCCGCGGGCCGAGACAAGGGCGAGGGCTTCTCGCAGGACGTCGGCAAGGAGACGCTGCGGCAGCTCGAAGAAGGCTCCTACCAGGAGCCCGCCGGTCTCGTGACCCGCGAGCTGTACGCGCTGAACAAGCCGGTGATCGCCGCGGTGCGGGGCGCCGCCGTGGGCGTCGGCTCGACGATGCTGCTGCCGGCGGACTACCGACTGGCCGCGCACGGCACGAAGTTCGGCTTTCCCTTCACTCGGCGGGGCATCGTGCCCGAGGGTGCCTCGGCCTGGTTCCTGCCCCGTCTCGTGGGGCTGGGGCGGGCGATGGACTGGCTGGTCTCGGGCCGGATCGTGCCCGCCGACGAGGCGCTCGCCGCCGGGCTCGTGCACAGCCTGCACGCACCGGACGAGGTCCTCGACGCGGCGTACGCGCTGGCCCGCGAACTGGTCGCGCACACCGCTCCGGTGTCCGTCGCGATCACCCGCCAACTCGTCTACCGCATGGCATGGGCCGAGAGCCCCGAGGACGTCCACCGGCTCGACTCCCGTCTCGTGTTCGACACGGTGCGCGGCGCGGACGCGCGGGAGGGGGTGCGGTCGTTCTTCGAGCGCCGGCCGCCGCGGTTCCCGGGTCGGGTGCCGGAGGATCTGCCGCCGTACCTGCCGTGGTCGCAGGCTCGGCCCGGGGACACCGAGGTCTAG
- a CDS encoding 3-hydroxyacyl-CoA dehydrogenase, which produces MQIDARSSALVTGGASGLGRATAERLAAAGAHVVVLDLPTSDGVAVAKQIGATFVPGDVTSEADVTAAVGAATALAPLRITVNCAGIGGAGRTVGKEGPYDLVMFRKVVEVNLIGTFNVIRLAAQAMGGNEPVDGDRGVIVNTASVAAFDGQFGQCAYSASKGGIVGMTLPIARDLARTNIRVMTIAPGLFETPLLGRLPQEAKDSLGAQVPHPARLGLPAEYAQLAESIVVNPMLNGETIRLDGAIRMAPR; this is translated from the coding sequence ATGCAGATCGACGCCCGCTCCTCCGCCCTGGTCACCGGTGGCGCCTCCGGTCTCGGCCGCGCCACCGCCGAGCGCCTCGCCGCCGCCGGCGCCCACGTCGTCGTCCTCGACCTGCCCACCTCGGACGGCGTGGCCGTCGCCAAGCAGATCGGCGCGACCTTCGTGCCCGGCGACGTCACCAGCGAGGCCGACGTCACCGCCGCCGTCGGCGCGGCCACCGCCCTCGCCCCGCTGCGGATCACCGTGAACTGCGCGGGCATCGGCGGCGCCGGACGCACCGTCGGCAAGGAAGGCCCCTACGACCTGGTCATGTTCCGCAAGGTGGTCGAGGTCAACCTGATCGGCACGTTCAACGTCATCCGGCTCGCCGCGCAGGCCATGGGCGGCAACGAGCCGGTCGACGGCGACCGCGGCGTCATCGTCAACACCGCCTCCGTCGCCGCGTTCGACGGGCAGTTCGGCCAGTGCGCGTACTCCGCCTCCAAGGGCGGCATCGTCGGCATGACCCTGCCCATCGCCCGCGATCTGGCGCGCACGAACATCCGCGTGATGACCATCGCGCCCGGCCTGTTCGAGACCCCGCTGCTCGGGCGGCTGCCGCAGGAGGCCAAGGACTCGCTCGGCGCCCAGGTGCCGCACCCGGCCCGGCTCGGGCTGCCCGCCGAGTACGCGCAGCTCGCCGAGTCGATCGTCGTCAACCCGATGCTGAACGGCGAGACGATCCGCCTCGACGGCGCCATCCGCATGGCTCCCCGCTGA